The DNA sequence CGTAATTTCACAGGTAGGTACTTTTTCATGCAGAATATTGCGTTAAGTAATGCGCACTGAACTACCGGAATGGTTCATGcctatacaaaaaaaatgcagttttgtatAGTTTTTAGCACTATTAATTTTGACAGgcctgttttttttatttttaaattgcgTTATGACACATTTGTTTctccaaaaatatatttatattgatttattgACTTATCCTTTATTAAATTAGAaagttaaatgcattttacaaatTCATTTGTACGCATAAAAGTCAAGTAATGGCAGATGAAAATGAAGGATGATACAAATATTAGTTAAATAGTCGCAATTAAAATGAGAACAACGATTTTACATGTAGCTGAAACGCAAATTACATGGACTTACAAAATAACACGTTTTATTGATAATgttatttctgatatattttcacgcttacaatgaaaattttattttcagatctTCGAGCTTGCAATACTGCTCATAAATTATGAATATGATAAACACTACATTCGTTTTCTTGTAAACGTTACAGTGAGCGCGCATGACCTATTTCAAGCCTGATATGTCCCTGACctgttatttttagtttattctTGAATTTCTAGGTTACGTTCACTCGGTATAATAAGAATATCTCATCTTTTTCAGGATTTACCGCCAACAGCTCTACTATAAACTCAAAGTGTAGTGTCTTAGCAAATATTCACTGtactttttttaaagttgaaattATCAGTGACGAGTAATTAAAGAAAATTCCATTTAGGCCTACATGACGTGCAAACCTTTcactttaaaagaaacatttacttTTGATCTCAAAATACATTTGATATCTCAAATGAAGAAATGTATACACATTCTCGACTCACAAGTGAGAGCTCAAATGCAACGAACGCATCTGGAAGTACAGAACAAACGGATTTATCTGATGAAACCGTTAGCGATTGCGCCAAAACACCAAAACCACTCTCAGGTCAAGGTATTGGACATTTGGATGCAGTACGTAATGGACCCGCCATAGACTCAGATGTTGAGTGTCAGCGGAGAAATGTGCATCTTTCAGAAGAAAGCAAACATGATGACTATTTCTACATGTCATCAGATGTAAAAGAAGCAAGATATTTATTGAGGAATCCACAAGGACGTGCCATAGGACTGAAAAGAGAGTCGGTGCCATTACTTACAAGAAGTGAAAGGGAATACGCAGTGCAGGACTTAATTCGAAGCGAAGATTTCAGGAAATTCTTTGAAACTGAATATGCTGATATTGTGAAATCTCGTAAGAATTacaaaagtttaaagaaaattttcttgACTTTGGCAGTTTTGAACATCATTTTGATTACTTGTGCCGTGTCTGTCATCTCCGTTATGTTGATGCCACTACGTATTGGAAACGACCATGTCACGTCAGACAAAATCTCACTTGATGCTGCTATGGAAGAGTTTGTGGTCGGGAAACTGGATTCCCCACGTGCAAAGGAAATAATACGGCAGCATGCGTCCTGTGACGATTGTCGTCGTATGAACGATGTAAGTACTCCGTTTTAGAGACTGAAAGAAATACATATTGCATAAACTGTAGTGAGAGTAGTGTATATTTTTAATACATCCTAAATTTTAAATGCGATATAGTTTAGTAAATGTCTTTTATGTGCATTCTTTCGGCTGCACGATGAATTACATTGTTTGTAACCAAGGATGTATAACGTATTTTAACTAATTTTGATTAAAAGCGTGTATGATGCTGCATACATAATAGCAATTTTTCAAACcatttttaagaatttaaaaatggTTTCCTTTTGGAAATGACTCTTGCTATTTACTAAAACAATACCATTGTGATATCAAACGAATTTTCAAATCCTCTTTATTTCCGTACAAAATGACTATAGAATCGCTAATATAATTAAGATGTATTTTAGAGCCGGCTGATTATAGGGCACGGGAGTATTAATTTTTGTATATCAATATACGGTAGACACCATGTGCTACATATAGAATGATAGTTAGATCTCGCGTTTATTATAATTCATTTTGTCCCTTAAGCCGCCcttccatttttgtttatattattggtATTTCGTTATGTGTAAAAATATCCTAAATTTACTTTTTCGCGCGGTAAATAACTTTTCGCAAATGCCGTATATACAATAGGCGGTTAACTCCAAGGGTGTGCTTAACCGATATTACGTACGTGCCTTACCGGGCAATTTCTAGCCAAAATGTACGCCTTCCTTATCATGCAAATTTATGGTCTTTTATGGTCTTTTTCCCCAAAAACTAGAAATGGTACATAATTCATCATATTTtgctatatataatatttcatcgTTAGATTTCTGTCAagtgtttataaatatataacttaaaaatgaCATTGAAGCTTTATCTCAAGAATATTCGTTTAACCTCCTATTTTGTCTTTGATATTATAATTAGATGACTAATAAATATGTAGTGAAAGGATATGTTCAAATACACGTTAATAAGAATTATAAGGCgacaatttatataatattggttCCTAGCGATACGTGTATTGATGCATCAATGAGGTACTGAATTAATATAAgcgttatgtttttttttttgttttttgttttttttgggggggggggggggggggggtttgtaatttttttatcattttatgtgcCCCTAAGATAAGTCGTAATTTCTTAGCTGCTGAAACGTAAAGTTTTCCAGTCTTAAGGGGAATACAACACTgtaaatttaagaatgaaatgTAGATCTAGTTGAGTAATTTTCATTGACGCATTTTTTTTACTGACTGAGTATACGAATACGAACATTATTCTATATTAAACTTAGCAATGTAAAAGTGGAGGGTTTTTACTAAACAGCGATCCTCTATTCAACTTGAATCTCTCACCATATAATGAAATGGATCTAACTTGTTAGATAAATATagtcctgattttttttttgtgatttcagttaaagttttataaatagtATCCTTACACACAGAAGTAAGTTCTGATAGAGCAAGGGACTTTTAGGTTCGCAATAGTAATTAGCTCTAGTCTTCATGACTTAGTCATTGATTTATCTTTTTAGTATCCAAGAATATTTTGTAGTAATATCTGTTTTGTAATTCTACAATTTCCAAATAATGTTTGCACTTTCTGATAGCTGCAAATTGAATATCGGCATAATCGAGGTACAGTACATCTGTCTTTCAGACATGATTTTTAACACAACGATGACTTAAATGGTGAAAAGAAAAAAGTCCGAACTTGTGCAGGGATTTGTGCAGCACATCATATGTCATGTAATAAGCATTTCCAGTAAAAAAAAGTCGCCCACTAATGTGTTTTCTCCATTGATGTCGTACCATTTTTATTACGTCTTCATTCCCAGGCATTTCATTCAGCGTCACGAACCATTGCCATTATAGCAGTTACTGGAAAGCATGTCATCTCAAGCAAAATATATTGGCccaattgtatttgtattttataaggAACCAGATCTACTGCCTGTTTTTTATGAACGTCCCAGATAAACTTTGTGGGCAAATCGAGCATGACTTCACTGTATGTTCATGCACATACTTAATAGCTGCCTTTTCTACGGATTTTATGCGGAATAAGTTAAAGGTTGTGGTGTAACAGTTCTAAAGGTTCACTCTACTAACTACAgcaacaacaactctgttctgtatgataactactatttaatattgtactaagttctaagataatatataaacatcaatgtctttcttcataattctctaacataattttctaacatattcacagttattaaaagaacttcaattcttcgacataattacttcaacgttaattgcctcggtctttatctaactaattcattttgctagtatcgaacatacgcatctaacctaactgagtaccagaatgatactgaagtgttgtctcaaaacttctgcttatgaaagaaatgattcgtgacttgagtcatgcggcgtgatcaaaagaccgggtgtttataattaccctgtcatttatccagttagtcagttgtcaaaacaatatagtaattttgaaacatcatCGAACGAAGAACTTGGTACTCCAACTGGACTACGACAGCGGCATGACAAGACGCCCGTCTCGGCTCAAGGATCGGAGATGACGGCGCAGATAGTCTCGCCCATATGGTGTAACCGGCGGCGAGTATAAATAAACTcatctactactactactactattatgttttttactctttggatgtgttataaaatgatcattacattgttggttttgttaagtaaatcataaaatgaatctgaaaattgaaacattatgatggttgtattttgtttttacattaaggcacattccccaatttttttaaattgatagatatttatcctatctttttattttacaacaattatgaatttgaaactactgtatctaattttactcttttgggtccataaccttacttaaaaactctcatagttttaaaagtagttcttcggtaaatcttacaaaacgcatctaaaactcgtttaCTTATGagggttttaacataaaaatatcatttaatatgtgctgtgatgtgtttgtacagtcaaagaagtataaaatacacatctatttttataatcatcttaaaactttaacatttttttcaactgggtatcatacagaaaaataagtccatacactgtgactgtacaatcatacatacattgaaaaagcttgatgaaatgattaaaaagtagacttttcctcaaatatataatacattcatgcatccttaaaggtgtttcaggtagcaggaaaatgcatctattcatgtgccatattacaAAAATTTCacaatcgggaggggatacccctcccgaacccaccccaggttggcccccccagcaaacaaatcctgcacacgggcctgtcCATATCAATACACGGTCGCTTTCCTAGCGACATAATTCCCCTAAGACTCATAAAATAAGAAACTTATTGTTTCATCAACGGTCGCATTTCTTGCGACATTCTACTATGTATAAGCATTACACATGCTCTATGATGGTTCTTGACACATCATACAACGATACATTTTAATAATACATATAGCGTTACACACACATCACAGACGTTATCAACGTCATCTCAAAATCTCATGGAGTTCAGAGCATTTGGGTTATGATTCATACAATGTTATCTTGTCATTTTAGTAATTGAGAGCAATTATACAACTTTACTTCCCTAAGGGTATTCCTcacttaatataacaaaaaaacgAAGCTGGACTACATGCttgtcaattttatattttaatgagtAATCTGTTTGAAATTTATCTTTACAACAATAATGCATTTTCCTTATGAAATATACCATTTTCGAAAAATTCTAtatgatattcttgtaaaataatCTTAATTGTTGACTTAAATGTACGAAAATTCGTAAAATTTAAGAATAAAGTTTCTTTTGGATCgcctgtaaaattgtaaaaaaatgttaaagagaGCTGAACATCTcttcaaatcaaaaatgtatctaAAGAATTCCCGAATAGCATCGTTGGTATACGAGTTAAAATGAACAGTCACTAACCTGATGGAGTATCGATTTCTTTTTCCATAACCATACACCATGGATGTTCTCTTTCCTTGCCGAGCCTTAAATTGCATCTTGTCCGTACGTTTCGTTTGTTCATGGGGGTTCTAACAGCTGTCTTAAGAGGTTTATCGGTCGTCAGTTCCATTTCCAGTCGTCTGCCAATTCGCAAGTGTTGTTATTCCATTTTATTCGTCATGGTGGCCTCGTGGTATTGGTAGTACTTCTTTTGTGTTGTGTCCGCGACGTTTCGAAGGTTCGTTCGAATCCTGGTTCTTTTAAGGCACCAAATCAACccgtgtggtgtaacagggtctaaagttcactattctagctacaacaacaacaactctgttctgtatgataactactatttaatattttactaagttctaagataatatatacaacaatgtctttcttcataattctctaacatagttcactaacatttcctcagttattaacagaacttctattcttcgacataattacttcaacgttaattgcctcggtctttatctaactaattcattttgctagtatcgaacatacgcatctaacctaactgagtaccagaatgatactgaagtgttgtctcaaaacttctgcttatgaaagaaatgattcgtgacttgagtcatgcggcgtgatcaaaagaccgggtgtttataattaccctgtcatttatccagttagtcagttgtcaaaacaatatagtaattttgaaacatgcattgctggacaatgcattaactgggcgatataatgtaacctgtcatttaatgcacatgactaatttctagaccgtaaagctaagtgtgaaaaggaatgcgaaatatattcttaaagtacatgacttattattgaccGTAAAGCTAACTGAAAAGAATGCTTaagaagtatttggtataatggattctttaaaccattatatcacaAGGTACATATCTGTTTACAAGATAAATAAATTACTTACAGCATACTGAACGATTTTACTCGTGTCTTAtattctaaattttaaaacatgtttttatgatGGGAATCGGACGCGGTTAAGTTGGACGTAGACCCAATCCGTGAGTAcagttacctcccctgatggtCCGTCCACAGTAATATTACATGAAATGAAATGGAAGTGATAATCATGAGTTGGACTAAGTTGGACGtactatcagactgaaatgaaatggcAGTGGTAATTACGGGATGTCATCAACGTTGATACGGTTGAGAGTAGatcaacaaaaatacaaatgcaAGGCTACAAAATGGAGCGAGTTAACATAGTTGATACTCCTAGATCTATTTTGAGCCTGGTACTGATTGAGACCAAATGCTAACTTGATTTCTGCAGGATTCCGAGAGTCAAAAAATAATCATTTCGGATAACGAGCACATTTTAAGTGACAATAAAAGTGtacaatattcatttattttcaacataTTGTACAGGATAAACGAGATTGTGATATCGTTCAATAACAAATGTACCATATGGCACCATTATTTTGAACTTCGTTCATTCACATTGGCATCTAATATCTATTTTGTAATGAAAGTGTTTATACTTACAGAAAgcacatatacatttttaaaaatcggtTAGACACATTGACCAAGTATTTACTAGTTAAACCTTTTCACCCTTACCCCAACCCCTGTGGATATACTGTTCTGATATATACGCTAAACGGAaattaaaatcctaaaattaaaattgattttgTCGAGTATGGAAAATACAACGCATATTTCTACATAAactaaggaaaatgttttaatatgaaaATCTAATATTAACtctatattaattttaatgataCAAATGTACCTGATGGCGAGGAACTTTAAAGTATACTGTTTTATACCCATTGCATCCGCgtaatgcaagataaatataataaaattatattgcagctcattttctataaatgatAAGCAGAAATACAGTGAATGTTTGTATggtgcaaacaaaaaaaaacaattaatataACATTGATTGGagctttttatgaaataaatcaataCTTCTTCAGACTGGCATATTAAGAATCCatgtttttcttttacagaaattaGAAACATACGACACAAATATACAGAAAGTTCGGAAAAGTAAGTTACTTAGTTtcgtaattatattttatttttgaatcgAGAGTAGAAATTTCTACTCATCAGAAGGTAGTTTGTACCAAGAAATCTACACATATTTTTgacttacatataaaacctttcCTGAATGTGTTAATAAAATTAAGTAAGAAGAATCAAGTTTCCCCTCGTTTTTTATCTACATTGGATTAACATAGATGTAAAATCAAGTACGTAATGTATGACTCCACGATATAATAGGTATTGATAAACTGGAAGATGAAGTGATCGCGTTGCAACAAAACGGATCCAACATCAAGCCGGGAGGTTTCCAGAAGACGGCAGTACATGAAAGAGTTGAAGAAAATGGCCAGCTGATAAACAGAATCCTCAATTGGAAACGCTCTTCTATGCAATTAGTAGGAGGCTGTAAGCAATCTAGAATACATTGATTCGAATactgttttgaatatatattaataaaaatataagttTGTCCTGTAAAGCTGTGAAAAGTATGTCGTGGCCTTATAAAAACCGATACTATAGTTccatattttatcaatttcttttgaaaaaaacaacaacatgcacTGTAATTTCATTATACTTTGTCCAACATAATAATCGGTATGTTAactatttatgttttaattttatgacgtcatcgaaaaaaaagaagttttcaaAGCGCTGTATTAAAAACGTACTATGTTTATGGACACAAAACATAATTGGTCGCAGACTTAAcagttcaaatttaattttaagatatttaaaatctAAAAGTTAAACATGGCGGGCATGCGAACACAAATTATATTTGAGATCAGATTGATTTGGTATTTCATCTGACACTTAAATGTGATATTCTAATAATCATTTTTGTCAGAAACTATCCATCATTATACTTATTATACATATTAATGCTGACAATTGAACTCGTGTTTGGCAGTTATGAGGCCAGTAACAACTTTTAGAAGATCTCtcgtattgtatttgtatattacATGAACACTTTAATAAGTGTTAAGTCTACCTCAGGTAATAAATTCGAATGTCATTGTAATATTGAAGACATGTGTATATCATTTAGATCATACTGACATAGTCACTATAAATAATAAGCTATTAATACAAAAATCAGATAATAAAATAGTACTTCCATGAAAGAAAGAATATTACATGTTAAAAAATCACATTATATTATTCCAATGTCTACACAAGGCCGACATAATCATAacaaattgtgtatttatttgaACGCTTACCAACGACTAAATTACTTATACTTATAGTGTCTAAAATGTTCTTTTCTGTTATTACTTCTGTTTATATCACCTGTAAATTAAAGTTACCCGACTTAGGTCATCTTATTgcattatatagatttatatatcctatatttttaaaatacatgatTGAGGTGACTTTCTTTAAAATCTGTTCATTCCATCAGCTTCAGCATTacgtacaaaaatatataaggTGAGTCTACACTCCCTGGAAACAAACATCGCTAAAACCACACATTACCAAATAGCTCAACTAGAAATAGAAACTGTAGCGGACacagcagacgggttgcttcaaatatgcAATTGTAATAATATGAAAGATATGAAAACTAAGGATGGTGTAAACACTGTAGCATAAGAAACGGGCGGAGTGGGGATGGGGGAGGGTGGGGGGTTCATAAAGGGATAGTGGAGAGAGTAAAAGGAAGTAACATCACCAACAAACAAGACGATATATACGTagcatataaaacaaaatggacaaAAAGCAAGtagaaaataggggcaccgccttagaacggttaGTATTCTATGTAAAGGAAGCAGTTTTGAACATACGAACTtcacacttaccctattttcaacttgaCCGACataacaatttaaataaaataaaaaccagcTGAGATAAGCTCTAATATTAGTGATAAAGTACTAGACTCTATTTCATCAGTAACTTTTTTGAAGGCTATTTCGCTCCGTCCGTCCGTGTCTTTTGCATGATTTACACGTACACGTTATAACCTCGTCCGATTTCTTTCCTTCTCTCAAGTTTTAGTcatggcatattacatgcatgGGACTATAACagtataatacaaataaaacatcaaCGTGGAATACATATGGTTGCTAAAGCATACAATTGGTATAGGTATTAACTATTACAATAGCTACAATCTCTGAATGAAACATGATTGCACATgctcaaaacgaaagtagaaaataACCTcgtataaaacatgtaaaaaaccCGAAAGTAGGAAATAACCTgcataaaacatgcaaaaaacgAAAGTAGGAAATAACCTGCATAAGTGAAACTGACCTTAATAAAATTCCCTGCAAATGCGAAAAAAAAAGActagaaattaaaaagaaaacgaaaacttTCTTCAGTCAATTAATCTAATTTTTACGCTAGCATCTATATCAGAAGTAGGGCCTAGTCGACTTACAGCCTTAATGAAATTTCAACCTAAGCTTAAATGAGCGATTTGGTttcaaatccatttttatttgtttacatgccAGAATTATAATAGAGGTGAAGAAACACTAGGTCTAACCCGGCAAATGTTGACTgacaataaatgttgtttcttcGGGATCGTGCTGATGTAATCATGAATAGATTGATATTTCATGGACACTGCTAAAATCATATTACGCATATAGTTTTTAATATCTTTATAAGACATGGACGCcagtaaaatataattttgaatataCAGGTATTTGTATTATACGAGCACTGCTAAAATCGTTATTACGGATATAGTCTTGAATATCTTTATAAGATATAGACGCTAGTTGAATATAATTTTGAATATCTTTGTATTATACGAGCACTGCTAAAATCGTTATTACGGATATAGTCTTGAATATCTTTATAAGATATGGACGCTAGTAAAATATAATCTTAAATAGTTTTGTATTATAGGAGCACTGCTAAAATCGATATTATGGATATAGTCTTGAATATCTTTATAAGATATAGACGCTAgtaaaatatacgttttaatatCATTGTATTATACGAGCACTGCTAAAATCGTTGTTAATGATACAGTCTTGAATATCTTGATAAGATATGGACGCTAGTAAAATATAATCttgaatatttttgtattatagGAGCACTGCTAAAAACGTTCTTGCGGATATAGCCTTGAATATCTTTATAAGATATAGAAGCTAGTAAAATATAATCTTGAATATCTTTGTATCATACGAACACTGCTAAAATCGTTATTACGGATATACAATCTAGTCTCGAATATTTTTATAAGATATGGACGCTAGTAAAATATAATCTTGAATATCTTTGTATCATGCGAGCTCTGCTAAAATCGTTATTACGGATTATATAGTCTCGAATATCTTTATAAGATATGGACGCTAGTAAAATATAATCTTGAATATCTTTGTATCATACGAGCACTGCTAAAATCAT is a window from the Mercenaria mercenaria strain notata chromosome 7, MADL_Memer_1, whole genome shotgun sequence genome containing:
- the LOC123553902 gene encoding uncharacterized protein LOC123553902, with product MYTHSRLTSESSNATNASGSTEQTDLSDETVSDCAKTPKPLSGQGIGHLDAVRNGPAIDSDVECQRRNVHLSEESKHDDYFYMSSDVKEARYLLRNPQGRAIGLKRESVPLLTRSEREYAVQDLIRSEDFRKFFETEYADIVKSRKNYKSLKKIFLTLAVLNIILITCAVSVISVMLMPLRIGNDHVTSDKISLDAAMEEFVVGKLDSPRAKEIIRQHASCDDCRRMNDKLETYDTNIQKVRKSIDKLEDEVIALQQNGSNIKPGGFQKTAVHERVEENGQLINRILNWKRSSMQLVGGFSRGQVVWQKDLSNGNIMAYKNKGIHVMGGGTYFLYTKIKFLKNNCTGNEMFEYDVMRDKGSTTAIVSNTKQGCSVHGSFDQSLYVQKLVEVPLRETATFYIRFKSGFLSGAFRTHVFGMIEI